A single region of the Bacteroides luhongzhouii genome encodes:
- a CDS encoding bifunctional fucokinase/fucose-1-phosphate guanylyltransferase, giving the protein MQKLLSLPPNLIHCFHELEEVNHTDWFCTSDPIGSKLGSGGGTTWLLQACHQAFAPQESFSNWIGNEKRILLHAGGQSRRLPSYGPSGKILTPIPIFSWERGQKLGQNLLSLQLPLYERIMNQAPAGLNTLIASGDVYIRSEKPLQDIPNADVVCYGLWVNPSLATHHGVFVSDRKKPEVLDFMLQKPSLEELEGLSKTHLFLMDIGIWILSDRAIEVLMKRSLKEGTNDINYYDLYSDYGLALGEHPKTEDEEINQLSVAILPLPGGEFYHYGTSHELISSTLAIQDKVRDQRRIMHRKVKPNPAIFIQNSITQVSLSADNANLWIENSHVGKGWKLGSRQIITGVPENQWNINLPDGVCIDIIPIGDNDFVARPYGLDDVFKGALDKSTTTYLNIPFTHWMEERGIIWEDIKGRTDDLQSASIFPKVTSVEDLGILVRWMTSEPQLEEGKKLWLKAEKLSADEISAGANLKRLYEQRNAFRKENWKGLAANYEKSVFYQLDLLDAANEFVHFNLDTPDILQEDAAPMLRIHNRMLRARIMKLREDKDCAKEEQAAFQLLRDGLLGVMNERKSHPILNVYSDQIVWGRSPVRIDVAGGWTDTPPYSLYSGGSVVNLAIELNGQPPLQVYVKPCKEYQITLRSIDMGAMEVIRNYEELQDYKKVGSPFSIPKAALTLAGFAPVFSTESYPSLAKQLEAFGSGIEITLLAAIPAGSGLGTSSILASTVLGAINDFCGLAWDKNDICSYTLVLEQLLTTGGGWQDQYGGVFSGIKLLQSEAGFEQNPLVRWLPDQLFVHPDYRDCHLLYYTGITRTAKSILAEIVSSMFLNSGPHLSLLTEMKAHAMDMSEAILRSNFDSFGRLVGKTWIQNQALDCGTNPPAVAAIIEKIKDYTLGYKLPGAGGGGYLYMVAKDPQAAGQIRRILTEQAPNPRARFVEMTLSDKGLQVSRS; this is encoded by the coding sequence ATGCAAAAGTTATTATCCTTACCACCCAATTTGATCCATTGCTTCCACGAACTGGAAGAAGTCAACCATACCGATTGGTTTTGTACATCAGACCCCATAGGGAGCAAACTAGGCTCCGGCGGCGGAACGACGTGGTTACTGCAGGCCTGCCATCAGGCATTCGCGCCGCAAGAATCTTTCAGCAACTGGATAGGAAATGAAAAAAGAATATTGCTCCATGCAGGCGGACAAAGCCGTCGCCTGCCCAGCTACGGACCTTCCGGCAAAATATTGACTCCAATCCCTATCTTCAGTTGGGAAAGAGGGCAAAAACTGGGACAGAATCTATTATCATTGCAGCTCCCACTCTATGAAAGGATTATGAATCAGGCTCCGGCCGGTCTGAATACGCTGATCGCAAGCGGAGATGTATATATCCGTTCGGAAAAGCCACTTCAAGATATTCCGAATGCAGACGTAGTATGCTACGGCTTATGGGTGAATCCTTCATTGGCAACCCATCATGGTGTATTTGTTTCCGACCGGAAAAAGCCGGAGGTTCTCGACTTCATGTTACAGAAACCTTCTCTTGAAGAGTTGGAAGGATTATCGAAAACTCATCTTTTCCTGATGGACATCGGTATCTGGATTTTGAGTGACCGCGCCATCGAAGTATTGATGAAACGGTCATTAAAAGAAGGAACCAATGATATTAATTATTATGACTTATACTCGGACTACGGCTTGGCTTTGGGAGAGCATCCCAAAACGGAAGATGAAGAAATCAATCAGTTATCCGTAGCCATATTACCTTTGCCCGGTGGAGAATTCTATCATTATGGCACAAGCCATGAACTGATTTCTTCTACTTTAGCCATACAAGACAAGGTACGCGATCAAAGAAGGATCATGCACCGGAAAGTAAAACCGAATCCGGCTATCTTTATCCAGAACTCTATCACACAAGTTTCCCTTTCTGCAGACAATGCTAACTTATGGATTGAGAATAGTCATGTGGGAAAAGGCTGGAAACTGGGTTCCCGCCAAATAATAACAGGAGTTCCCGAAAACCAATGGAACATCAACCTGCCGGATGGAGTCTGCATCGACATTATCCCTATTGGCGACAATGACTTTGTTGCACGTCCGTATGGATTGGATGATGTGTTCAAAGGAGCGTTGGACAAATCAACGACTACCTATCTAAATATTCCTTTTACCCACTGGATGGAAGAAAGAGGAATCATCTGGGAGGATATAAAAGGACGCACCGATGATTTACAATCAGCATCTATCTTCCCCAAAGTAACTTCTGTTGAAGATTTAGGCATATTAGTGCGCTGGATGACATCGGAACCCCAACTGGAAGAAGGGAAAAAACTTTGGCTGAAAGCAGAGAAACTTTCTGCCGACGAAATCTCGGCAGGCGCCAACCTCAAGCGTCTTTATGAACAGCGCAACGCTTTCCGTAAAGAGAACTGGAAAGGACTGGCGGCTAATTATGAAAAAAGCGTATTCTATCAACTTGACTTACTGGATGCCGCAAACGAATTTGTACATTTCAATTTGGATACTCCCGATATCCTGCAAGAAGATGCCGCACCCATGCTACGGATACACAACCGAATGCTTCGCGCACGCATCATGAAACTACGTGAAGACAAAGATTGCGCAAAAGAAGAACAGGCAGCCTTCCAACTACTTCGCGACGGTTTATTGGGAGTGATGAACGAACGTAAAAGTCATCCCATACTCAATGTTTATTCCGATCAGATTGTATGGGGCCGCAGCCCTGTACGTATTGATGTGGCAGGAGGATGGACGGACACTCCTCCTTACTCTCTTTATTCAGGAGGGAGTGTTGTCAATCTTGCCATCGAACTGAACGGTCAACCGCCACTACAAGTATATGTGAAACCTTGCAAGGAATATCAGATTACCCTTCGTTCCATCGACATGGGCGCAATGGAAGTGATACGAAATTACGAGGAACTGCAAGATTACAAAAAGGTGGGTTCTCCATTTTCCATCCCGAAAGCCGCCCTTACGTTGGCAGGCTTCGCACCGGTGTTCTCTACAGAATCCTATCCTTCTTTAGCCAAACAGCTGGAAGCCTTCGGTTCAGGAATCGAAATTACCCTGTTGGCTGCTATTCCTGCCGGCTCGGGTTTAGGCACCAGTTCTATCCTGGCCTCCACCGTGCTCGGAGCAATCAATGATTTCTGCGGACTGGCTTGGGATAAGAATGATATATGTAGTTACACATTAGTACTGGAACAATTACTGACCACAGGAGGAGGCTGGCAGGATCAATATGGAGGTGTCTTCTCCGGCATTAAGCTGCTGCAATCCGAAGCTGGTTTCGAACAGAATCCATTAGTACGCTGGTTGCCCGACCAACTCTTTGTTCATCCCGACTACCGCGACTGCCATCTGTTATATTATACAGGAATTACCCGTACTGCCAAAAGTATTCTGGCGGAAATCGTCAGTTCCATGTTCCTCAATTCCGGACCGCACCTAAGTTTGCTGACCGAAATGAAAGCCCATGCAATGGATATGAGTGAAGCTATTTTGCGCAGCAATTTCGATAGTTTCGGTCGTTTGGTCGGCAAAACCTGGATACAAAACCAAGCATTAGATTGCGGAACCAATCCTCCGGCAGTAGCAGCCATTATCGAGAAAATCAAAGATTACACCCTGGGATACAAACTCCCCGGCGCAGGCGGCGGCGGTTATTTATATATGGTAGCCAAAGACCCTCAAGCAGCCGGACAAATCCGACGGATACTGACAGAACAAGCTCCCAACCCACGTGCCCGTTTTGTAGAAATGACTCTTTCTGACAAAGGACTTCAGGTTTCAAGAAGCTAA
- a CDS encoding putative LPS assembly protein LptD, whose translation MAPLKAKILISFILLIVLLMLPDEATSQRRRRGMIASNTAQTDSLQGNDSLKADTVTVRIDSIAPVKKKQPLDAPVVYESNDSTVFTLGGAATLYGSGKVNYQNIELAAEVISMNLDSSTVHAYGIKDTTGVEKGKPVFKEGDTSYDTETIRYNFKTKKAGITDIVTQQGEGYVTGSKAKKGANDEIFMEHGRYTTCDHHDHPHFYMQLTRAKVRPKKNVVTGPAYLVVEDVPLPLAVPFFFFPFSSSYSSGFIMPTYMDDSSRGFGLAEGGYYFAISDIMDLKMTGDIFTKGSWRLSGLTNYNKRYKYSGTLQADYQVTKTGDKGMPDYAVAKDFKVVWNHRQDAKASPNSTFSASVNFSTSSYERSNINNLYNSQLLTQNTKTSSISYSRSFPDIGLTLSGTTNIAQTMRDSSIAVTLPDLNITLSRLFPFKRKKAAGAERWYEKISISYTGRLTNSIRTKDDRLFKAGLSEWENAMNHNIPISATFTLFKYLQVSPSVNYTERWYTRKINQQYNEVDHKLEALPGDTLNGFYRVSNYSASLSLSTKLYGMYKPLFAKKKEIQIRHVFTPQVSLSGAPGFSKYWEEYTDYNGNTQYYSPFTGQPYGVPSREGSGTVSFSISNNLEMKYYDAKKDTLKKVSLIDELGASMSYNMAAKERPWSDLSMNLRLKLTKNYTFNMNASFATYAYTFDKSGNVVTSNRTEWSYGRFGRFQGYGSSFNYTFNNDTWKKWFGPKEEDENVKNKNKSEDGEDEESDGTEGDGTTPKKVEKAQADSDGYQVFKMPWSLSLSYSFNIREDRSKPINRYSMRYPYTYTHNINANGNIKISNNWSLSFNSGYDFQAKEITQTSCTISRDLHCFNLSASLSPFGRWKYYNVTIRANASILQDLKYEQRSQTQSNIQWY comes from the coding sequence ATGGCGCCATTGAAAGCAAAAATACTTATATCATTCATACTGCTGATTGTCTTGCTGATGCTTCCCGATGAGGCTACGTCTCAACGTCGAAGAAGAGGAATGATTGCCTCCAATACCGCACAAACGGATTCCCTTCAGGGAAATGATTCGTTGAAAGCAGATACGGTAACGGTACGCATTGATTCCATCGCACCGGTAAAGAAGAAACAACCACTCGATGCACCGGTTGTTTATGAATCTAACGACTCCACTGTCTTTACTTTGGGAGGAGCCGCTACACTTTATGGTAGCGGAAAAGTTAATTATCAGAACATCGAACTGGCTGCGGAAGTTATTTCGATGAATCTGGATAGTAGTACTGTGCATGCTTATGGTATCAAGGATACTACCGGAGTGGAAAAAGGTAAACCGGTATTTAAAGAAGGTGATACTTCGTATGATACGGAAACAATCCGATATAACTTCAAAACCAAGAAAGCGGGAATTACTGATATCGTCACCCAGCAGGGAGAAGGATATGTGACCGGAAGCAAGGCGAAGAAAGGGGCTAATGATGAAATATTCATGGAGCATGGGCGTTATACAACCTGCGATCATCATGATCATCCTCACTTTTATATGCAGCTGACAAGAGCTAAAGTGCGTCCCAAAAAGAATGTGGTGACAGGACCTGCCTATCTGGTAGTGGAAGATGTGCCTCTGCCGTTGGCTGTGCCGTTCTTCTTCTTCCCATTCTCCAGCAGTTACTCTTCCGGTTTCATTATGCCGACTTATATGGACGACTCCAGCCGTGGTTTCGGTTTGGCAGAAGGAGGATACTACTTTGCCATCAGTGATATCATGGACTTGAAGATGACGGGAGATATCTTCACGAAAGGTTCATGGAGACTGTCCGGATTGACAAACTATAATAAACGTTATAAATATTCCGGTACGCTGCAAGCAGACTATCAGGTCACCAAGACAGGAGATAAAGGGATGCCGGACTATGCAGTTGCTAAGGACTTTAAGGTAGTATGGAATCATCGCCAGGACGCTAAAGCCAGTCCGAACAGTACATTCTCCGCTAGTGTGAACTTCTCAACCAGTAGTTACGAACGTTCCAATATCAACAACCTTTATAATTCGCAGTTGTTGACTCAAAATACCAAAACATCAAGTATCAGTTATTCTCGTAGCTTCCCTGATATCGGTCTGACCTTATCCGGAACTACCAATATCGCACAGACAATGCGTGACTCTTCTATTGCGGTCACTTTGCCTGACTTGAATATTACATTAAGCCGTCTGTTCCCCTTCAAACGCAAGAAAGCGGCAGGAGCTGAACGCTGGTATGAAAAGATTTCCATTAGCTATACGGGACGTCTGACAAACAGTATCCGTACCAAAGACGACCGTCTGTTTAAAGCCGGACTAAGCGAATGGGAAAATGCGATGAATCATAATATTCCTATCAGTGCTACTTTTACACTGTTTAAATATTTGCAGGTTTCTCCTTCGGTCAATTATACAGAGCGTTGGTATACTCGTAAGATCAATCAGCAATACAATGAGGTAGACCATAAATTGGAAGCATTGCCGGGTGATACATTGAATGGTTTCTACCGGGTTTCCAATTATTCGGCAAGTTTGAGCTTGAGTACGAAACTGTATGGTATGTACAAACCTCTTTTCGCTAAAAAGAAAGAGATACAGATTCGTCACGTATTCACTCCGCAGGTAAGTCTTAGCGGTGCTCCGGGATTCAGCAAGTACTGGGAGGAATATACAGATTATAATGGCAATACGCAATATTATTCTCCTTTTACGGGGCAACCTTATGGAGTGCCTTCGCGTGAAGGATCGGGAACAGTCAGCTTCTCTATTTCAAATAACTTGGAGATGAAGTATTACGACGCCAAAAAAGATACGCTTAAAAAAGTCAGTCTGATTGATGAATTGGGAGCGAGCATGTCCTATAATATGGCTGCCAAAGAGAGACCTTGGAGTGATTTAAGTATGAACCTCCGTTTGAAACTGACGAAGAATTATACTTTCAACATGAATGCATCGTTTGCTACGTATGCCTATACATTCGATAAAAGCGGTAATGTAGTGACCAGTAATCGTACAGAATGGTCGTATGGACGTTTCGGACGCTTTCAGGGATATGGTTCTTCTTTCAACTATACCTTTAATAATGATACATGGAAGAAATGGTTCGGTCCGAAAGAAGAAGATGAAAACGTGAAGAATAAGAATAAGTCAGAGGATGGAGAGGATGAAGAATCTGACGGAACGGAAGGAGATGGCACTACGCCTAAGAAAGTGGAGAAAGCACAAGCTGACTCGGATGGCTATCAGGTGTTTAAGATGCCTTGGTCGTTGAGCCTTAGTTATTCGTTTAATATTCGTGAAGATAGGTCCAAACCTATTAATCGCTATTCCATGCGATACCCTTATACTTATACGCATAACATCAATGCAAACGGAAATATAAAGATTTCTAACAACTGGTCGCTCTCGTTCAACTCCGGCTATGATTTTCAGGCAAAAGAGATTACGCAGACTTCTTGTACAATCTCCCGTGACTTGCACTGTTTCAACTTGTCCGCCAGTCTTTCTCCTTTCGGACGCTGGAAATATTACAATGTTACAATCCGTGCGAATGCAAGCATCCTGCAAGACTTGAAGTATGAGCAGAGAAGCCAGACGCAAAGTAATATTCAGTGGTATTAA
- the asnA gene encoding aspartate--ammonia ligase has translation MSYLIKPKNYKPLLDLKQTELGIKQIKEFFQLNLSSELRLRRVTAPLFVLKGMGINDDLNGIERPVSFPIKDLGDAQAEVVHSLAKWKRLTLADYHIEPGYGIYTDMNAIRSDEELGNLHSLYVDQWDWERVITNEDRNVNFLKEIVNRIYAAMIRTEYMVYEMYPQIKPCLPQKLHFIHSEELRQLYPNLEPKCREHAICQKYGAVFIIGIGCKLSDGKKHDGRAPDYDDYTSKGLNNLPGLNGDLLLWDNVLQRSIELSSMGIRVDKEALQLQLKEEKEEKRLELYFHKRLMNDTLPLSIGGGIGQSRLCMFYLRKAHIGEIQASIWPEDMRKECEELDIHLI, from the coding sequence ATGAGTTACTTGATAAAACCAAAGAACTATAAGCCATTACTCGACCTCAAACAGACCGAGCTGGGAATCAAGCAAATAAAAGAGTTCTTCCAATTAAACTTGTCATCCGAACTACGCCTTAGACGTGTGACTGCCCCCCTTTTCGTATTGAAAGGAATGGGTATCAATGACGATTTGAACGGAATAGAACGCCCCGTTTCTTTCCCTATTAAAGATCTGGGCGATGCACAAGCCGAAGTGGTTCATTCATTGGCTAAATGGAAAAGGTTAACCTTAGCTGACTATCATATCGAACCCGGATATGGTATTTATACGGATATGAATGCAATCCGTTCAGACGAAGAACTGGGCAACCTGCATTCTCTCTACGTAGACCAATGGGACTGGGAACGTGTCATCACCAATGAAGACCGGAACGTAAACTTCTTGAAAGAGATCGTCAACCGTATCTACGCGGCTATGATCCGTACAGAATATATGGTATACGAAATGTATCCGCAAATCAAGCCGTGCCTGCCACAAAAGCTACATTTCATCCATTCAGAGGAATTACGCCAACTTTATCCGAATCTGGAACCCAAATGCCGCGAACACGCCATCTGCCAGAAATACGGGGCTGTGTTTATCATAGGGATAGGCTGCAAACTTAGCGACGGCAAGAAGCACGACGGACGCGCACCGGACTATGACGACTACACGAGCAAAGGATTGAACAACTTGCCCGGACTAAACGGTGACCTCCTTCTGTGGGACAATGTATTGCAACGCTCCATCGAATTGTCATCTATGGGAATCCGCGTTGACAAAGAAGCCTTGCAACTTCAGTTGAAAGAAGAAAAAGAAGAAAAAAGACTGGAACTCTATTTCCACAAGCGATTGATGAATGACACCCTTCCACTATCCATCGGAGGAGGTATCGGACAATCCCGCTTGTGTATGTTCTACCTTCGCAAAGCTCACATCGGAGAAATACAAGCCAGCATCTGGCCTGAAGATATGCGCAAAGAATGTGAAGAACTTGATATACACCTTATATAA
- a CDS encoding BRO-N domain-containing protein, translating into MTKKDAIKVFEDKKIRAVWDDQKEEWYFSIVDVIEVLTDSERPRKYWGDLKKKLKTEGSQLSEEIGQLKLPSSDGKLYKTDVATTQQLFRLIQSIPSPKAEPFKMWMAQVAKERLDEMQDPELTINRAMMEYKSLGYSDNWINQRLKSIEVRKELTDEWKRNGMQEGVQFAALTDIIYQTWAEKSAKEYKQFKGLKKENLRDNMTNTELILNMLAETATTDLSKERNPSGFAENAEVAKDGGNVARVARKQLESQLKRPVISPLNAKSALQVGDEREKNETSGESVE; encoded by the coding sequence ATGACTAAAAAAGATGCTATAAAAGTGTTTGAAGATAAAAAGATCCGTGCTGTTTGGGATGACCAAAAGGAGGAATGGTATTTTTCCATTGTGGATGTGATTGAAGTATTAACAGACAGTGAGCGTCCTCGTAAGTATTGGGGGGATTTAAAAAAGAAGTTGAAAACAGAGGGAAGTCAGTTGTCCGAAGAAATCGGACAACTGAAATTACCCTCTTCCGACGGCAAACTGTATAAGACAGATGTAGCTACAACCCAACAGCTTTTCCGTCTAATTCAGTCTATTCCCTCACCCAAAGCGGAACCCTTTAAGATGTGGATGGCTCAAGTCGCCAAAGAGCGTCTGGATGAAATGCAGGACCCTGAACTAACTATAAATCGGGCGATGATGGAATATAAATCTTTAGGTTACTCGGATAATTGGATTAATCAACGATTGAAATCAATTGAAGTACGGAAGGAACTAACTGACGAATGGAAAAGAAATGGGATGCAAGAGGGCGTTCAGTTTGCTGCATTAACGGATATAATTTATCAGACATGGGCTGAAAAGTCGGCAAAAGAATATAAGCAGTTTAAAGGATTGAAGAAAGAAAATCTCCGTGACAATATGACGAACACTGAACTGATCCTTAATATGCTTGCTGAAACGGCTACTACGGATTTGTCCAAAGAGAGAAACCCATCCGGTTTTGCTGAAAATGCCGAAGTGGCAAAAGATGGAGGAAATGTGGCAAGAGTTGCTCGTAAGCAATTGGAAAGTCAGCTAAAACGCCCTGTTATATCTCCACTTAATGCAAAAAGTGCATTGCAAGTTGGTGATGAACGGGAAAAAAATGAGACTTCAGGAGAGAGCGTGGAATAA
- a CDS encoding exo-beta-N-acetylmuramidase NamZ family protein: MQTRASFILIFLFIMLLPMRVNSQIVTGAEQMDQYLPLLKGKRIGMVVNHTSVVGRKQVHLLDALLKRDVRVVKVFAPEHGFRGNADAGETVKDGKDSRTDIPIVSLYGDNKKPSATQLKDVDVIVFDIQDVGARFYTYISTMYYVMEACAENKKEMIVLDRPNPCDYVDGPILKPAYRSFVGMLPLPVLHGCTIGELAQMINGEGWIANKKNPCSLKVIPMTGWKHGEPYSLPIKPSPNLPNDQSIRLYASLCPFEATRVSVGRGTTFPFQVLGAPNKKYGSFTFTPRSLPGFDKNPMHKGITCYGEDLRNVTDVNGFTLRYFLNFYRLSGENAAFFSRARWFDLLMGTDSVRKAILKGESEEAIRNSWQKELQDYKEIRKKYLLYE, translated from the coding sequence ATGCAAACTCGAGCTTCCTTCATTCTTATATTTTTGTTCATTATGTTGTTGCCAATGCGTGTAAACAGTCAAATTGTCACGGGAGCAGAACAGATGGATCAATATCTGCCGTTGCTGAAAGGAAAACGCATCGGAATGGTGGTCAATCATACTTCTGTTGTGGGAAGAAAGCAGGTTCATCTTCTCGATGCCTTATTAAAAAGAGATGTCCGGGTAGTCAAGGTATTTGCTCCCGAACATGGTTTCCGTGGTAACGCAGATGCAGGTGAAACAGTGAAAGACGGAAAAGATTCCCGCACCGACATTCCTATCGTATCGCTTTATGGTGACAACAAAAAGCCGTCTGCTACCCAACTAAAAGATGTCGATGTAATCGTATTCGACATTCAGGATGTAGGAGCACGCTTTTATACCTATATAAGCACAATGTATTATGTGATGGAAGCTTGCGCAGAGAACAAGAAAGAAATGATTGTACTGGATCGCCCCAATCCGTGCGATTATGTGGATGGTCCGATACTCAAACCTGCCTACCGGAGTTTTGTCGGTATGTTACCCCTTCCGGTTCTCCACGGATGTACCATCGGCGAACTGGCACAGATGATAAACGGGGAAGGATGGATTGCCAACAAGAAAAATCCTTGTTCATTAAAGGTAATTCCAATGACCGGATGGAAACACGGGGAACCTTATTCACTTCCCATCAAACCGTCGCCCAACCTCCCGAACGACCAGTCTATCCGATTGTACGCCTCACTCTGTCCTTTTGAAGCCACCCGCGTCAGCGTGGGACGGGGAACAACTTTCCCTTTCCAGGTATTAGGCGCACCTAATAAGAAATACGGAAGTTTCACTTTTACTCCCCGCTCCTTACCCGGGTTTGACAAAAATCCAATGCACAAAGGTATCACCTGTTATGGGGAAGATCTCCGGAATGTAACCGATGTGAATGGATTTACGCTTCGCTACTTCTTGAACTTTTATCGCTTATCCGGTGAAAACGCAGCCTTCTTCTCCCGTGCCCGATGGTTTGATTTGCTGATGGGAACTGACAGCGTACGCAAAGCTATCCTCAAAGGAGAGTCGGAAGAGGCTATCCGGAATAGTTGGCAAAAGGAATTACAGGATTACAAGGAGATCAGAAAAAAATATCTTCTCTATGAGTAA
- a CDS encoding HDIG domain-containing metalloprotein codes for MNPYEIIDKYYPENTQQRQILVIHSLAVSGKAMKMLDAHPELRLNRSFVKEAALLHDIGIFQTDAPTIQCFGTHPYIAHGYLGAEILRAEGFPQHALVCERHTGAGLSLEDIIAQQLPVPHREMLPITLEEQLICFADKFFSKTHLDEEKTVEKARQSIAKYGEEGLSRFDRWCSLFL; via the coding sequence ATGAATCCATACGAAATCATTGATAAATATTATCCGGAGAATACGCAGCAGAGACAAATCTTAGTAATACATAGTCTGGCCGTGTCCGGAAAAGCAATGAAAATGCTGGATGCTCATCCCGAATTGCGTTTAAACCGGAGTTTTGTGAAAGAAGCCGCTCTGTTGCATGATATTGGTATTTTTCAGACGGACGCTCCAACCATTCAGTGCTTTGGCACTCATCCTTATATCGCTCACGGATATTTGGGAGCTGAAATCTTGCGGGCGGAAGGTTTCCCTCAACACGCATTGGTGTGTGAACGTCATACGGGAGCCGGACTTTCGTTGGAAGATATCATTGCCCAGCAACTTCCCGTTCCTCATCGGGAGATGCTGCCCATCACCCTGGAAGAGCAATTGATTTGCTTTGCGGATAAATTCTTTTCTAAAACCCATCTGGATGAAGAGAAAACAGTGGAGAAAGCGCGGCAAAGTATTGCAAAATATGGTGAAGAAGGTCTAAGCCGCTTTGATAGATGGTGTTCTCTCTTTTTATAG
- the ung gene encoding uracil-DNA glycosylase — translation MNVQIEESWKAHLKPEFDKDYFRTLTDFVKSEYSQYQIFPPGKLIFNAFNLCPFDKVKVVIIGQDPYHGPGQAHGLCFSVNDGVPFPPSLVNIFKEIKADIGSDAPTTGNLTRWAEQGVLLLNATLTVRAHQAGSHQNRGWEAFTDAAIRSLAEEKENLVFILWGSYAQKKGAFIDRNKHLVLTSAHPSPLSAYNGFFGNKHFSRTNDYLKAHGKTEIAW, via the coding sequence ATGAACGTACAGATTGAAGAAAGCTGGAAAGCACATTTAAAACCCGAATTCGACAAAGACTATTTTCGCACACTGACCGATTTCGTCAAAAGTGAATATAGCCAGTATCAGATCTTCCCTCCGGGAAAACTGATCTTCAATGCTTTCAACCTTTGTCCTTTCGACAAAGTGAAAGTTGTAATTATAGGACAAGATCCTTACCATGGACCGGGACAAGCACATGGTCTCTGTTTCTCTGTAAACGATGGAGTGCCTTTTCCCCCTTCATTAGTGAACATATTCAAAGAAATCAAAGCCGACATCGGTTCAGATGCCCCGACCACGGGAAACCTGACTCGCTGGGCAGAACAAGGAGTATTATTACTCAACGCAACTCTGACCGTACGTGCCCACCAGGCAGGTTCACATCAGAATCGTGGCTGGGAAGCATTTACCGATGCTGCAATCCGTTCCCTGGCAGAAGAAAAAGAAAACCTGGTATTTATCTTATGGGGATCATACGCTCAAAAGAAAGGAGCGTTTATCGACCGCAATAAACATCTGGTACTCACTTCCGCCCATCCTTCTCCTCTTTCAGCTTACAACGGCTTCTTCGGAAATAAACATTTCAGCCGTACAAACGATTACCTGAAAGCACATGGAAAAACAGAAATCGCATGGTAG